The proteins below come from a single Peromyscus maniculatus bairdii isolate BWxNUB_F1_BW_parent chromosome 13, HU_Pman_BW_mat_3.1, whole genome shotgun sequence genomic window:
- the LOC102904807 gene encoding myosin regulatory light chain 12B, with translation MSSKKAKTKTTKKRPQRATSNVFAMFDQSQIQEFKEAFNMIDQNRDGFIDKEDLHDMLASLGKNPTDAYLDAMMNEAPGPINFTMFLTMFGEKLNGTDPEDVIRNAFACFDEEATGTIQEDYLRELLTTMGDRFTDEEVDELYREAPIDKKGNFNYIEFTRILKHGAKDKDD, from the exons ATGTCGAGCAAAAAGGCCAAGACCAAGACCACCAAGAAGCGCCCTCAGCGCGCAACCTCCAATGTGTTCGCCATGTTTGACCAGTCCCAGATCCAAGAGTTCAAAGAGGCCTTCAACATGATCGACCAGAACCGGGATGGCTTCATCGACAAGGAGGACTTGCACGACATGCTTGCTTCTCTAG GGAAGAATCCCACCGACGCCTACCTGGATGCCATGATGAATGAGGCCCCGGGCCCCATCAACTTCACCATGTTCCTCACCATGTTTGGAGAGAAGCTGAACGGCACGGACCCCGAAGATGTCATCCGAAATGCCTTCGCTTGCTTTGATGAGGAAGCAACGG GCACCATCCAGGAGGATTACCTGAGGGAGCTGCTGACCACCATGGGCGATCGGttcacagatgaggaagtggATGAGCTGTACAGGGAGGCCCCCATTGACAAAAAGGGGAACTTCAACTACATCGAGTTCACGCGCATCCTCAAGCACGGAGCAAAAGACAAGGACGACTGA
- the LOC102904293 gene encoding myosin regulatory light polypeptide 9 isoform X1: protein MDLTITMSSKRAKTKTTKKRPQRATSNVFAMFDQSQIQEFKEAFNMIDQNRDGFIDKEDLHDMLASMGKNPTDEYLDAMMNEAPGPINFTMFLTMFGEKLNGTDPEDVIRNAFACFDEEATGTIQEDYLRELLTTMGDRFTDEEVDELYREAPIDKKGNFNYIEFTRILKHGAKEKDD, encoded by the exons ATG GATTTAACCATCACCATGTCGAGCAAAAGGGCAAAGACCAAGACCACCAAGAAGCGCCCTCAGCGCGCAACCTCCAATGTGTTCGCCATGTTTGACCAGTCCCAGATCCAAGAGTTCAAAGAGGCCTTCAACATGATCGACCAGAACCGGGATGGCTTCATCGACAAGGAGGACTTGCACGACATGCTTGCTTCAATGG GAAAAAATCCAACTGATGAATATCTGGATGCCATGATGAATGAGGCCCCGGGCCCCATCAACTTCACCATGTTCCTCACCATGTTTGGAGAGAAGCTGAATGGCACGGACCCGGAAGATGTCATCAGAAATGCCTTCGCTTGCTTTGATGAGGAAGCAACGG GCACCATCCAGGAGGATTACCTGAGGGAGCTGCTGACCACCATGGGCGATCGGttcacagatgaggaagtggATGAGCTGTACAGGGAGGCTCCCATTGACAAAAAGGGGAACTTCAACTACATCGAGTTCACACGCATCCTCAAGCACGGAGCAAAAGAAAAGGACGACTGA
- the LOC102904293 gene encoding myosin regulatory light polypeptide 9 isoform X2 yields MSSKRAKTKTTKKRPQRATSNVFAMFDQSQIQEFKEAFNMIDQNRDGFIDKEDLHDMLASMGKNPTDEYLDAMMNEAPGPINFTMFLTMFGEKLNGTDPEDVIRNAFACFDEEATGTIQEDYLRELLTTMGDRFTDEEVDELYREAPIDKKGNFNYIEFTRILKHGAKEKDD; encoded by the exons ATGTCGAGCAAAAGGGCAAAGACCAAGACCACCAAGAAGCGCCCTCAGCGCGCAACCTCCAATGTGTTCGCCATGTTTGACCAGTCCCAGATCCAAGAGTTCAAAGAGGCCTTCAACATGATCGACCAGAACCGGGATGGCTTCATCGACAAGGAGGACTTGCACGACATGCTTGCTTCAATGG GAAAAAATCCAACTGATGAATATCTGGATGCCATGATGAATGAGGCCCCGGGCCCCATCAACTTCACCATGTTCCTCACCATGTTTGGAGAGAAGCTGAATGGCACGGACCCGGAAGATGTCATCAGAAATGCCTTCGCTTGCTTTGATGAGGAAGCAACGG GCACCATCCAGGAGGATTACCTGAGGGAGCTGCTGACCACCATGGGCGATCGGttcacagatgaggaagtggATGAGCTGTACAGGGAGGCTCCCATTGACAAAAAGGGGAACTTCAACTACATCGAGTTCACACGCATCCTCAAGCACGGAGCAAAAGAAAAGGACGACTGA